Proteins encoded in a region of the Candidatus Nanopelagicales bacterium genome:
- a CDS encoding methyltransferase domain-containing protein gives MLTVDFDRFPVGPGDRVLDMGCGAGRHAFALYRSGADVVALDMDAAELRNVADMFAAMDEAGEVPPGATATVVRGDAYQLPFPDDSFDRIVAAEILEHLPQDSVAMAELFRVLKPGGRIAVSVPRWLPEKLCWALSAEYHEVEGGHIRIYKGTVLTDRLTATGLVHVENHHAHALHAPYWWLKCAVGVHSQNHQLVKAYHRLLVWDMTKAPAATRIAERALNPVIGKSLVVYLRKPELAHAPA, from the coding sequence GCTGACGGTTGACTTCGACCGCTTCCCCGTTGGGCCCGGCGATCGGGTGCTTGACATGGGCTGCGGCGCGGGCCGACACGCGTTCGCGCTCTACCGGTCGGGTGCGGACGTTGTCGCATTGGACATGGATGCCGCCGAACTGCGCAACGTCGCCGACATGTTCGCCGCCATGGACGAGGCCGGTGAAGTTCCGCCTGGAGCCACCGCCACAGTCGTGCGAGGCGACGCGTACCAATTGCCATTCCCCGACGACTCGTTCGACCGGATCGTCGCCGCCGAGATTCTGGAACACCTTCCGCAGGACTCGGTGGCGATGGCCGAACTCTTCCGGGTGCTCAAGCCCGGTGGACGTATCGCAGTCTCAGTGCCCCGTTGGTTGCCGGAAAAGCTCTGCTGGGCACTGTCAGCTGAGTACCACGAAGTCGAGGGTGGCCACATTCGGATTTACAAGGGCACCGTCCTGACCGATCGGTTGACGGCGACCGGACTGGTTCACGTCGAGAACCATCATGCGCACGCATTGCACGCGCCCTACTGGTGGCTCAAGTGCGCCGTCGGGGTGCACTCCCAGAACCATCAGCTCGTGAAGGCGTACCACCGCTTGTTGGTGTGGGACATGACGAAGGCGCCGGCTGCCACGCGCATCGCCGAGCGCGCCCTCAACCCAGTCATCGGCAAGAGCCTGGTGGTCTACCTGCGCAAACCGGAGCTCGCTCATGCGCCAGCCTGA
- a CDS encoding class I SAM-dependent methyltransferase, with amino-acid sequence MPLPPDLLAVASDIKGFLPDDEAAALHDAAVAAGAGTWLEIGTYCGKSTVHLGGAARAAGAHLVTVDHHRGSEENQAGWQWHDPDLVDPVTGLLDTLPSLRHTVWRADLADVVSVVVASTQQVARWWTTPLRFLFLDGNHTEATAQHDYAAFAQHVVVGGTLAVHDVFPNPADGGQPPWHVVQRAVGSGAFEQIGQVGSLRVLRRIDGAPFDQPSGRQPAAGRGG; translated from the coding sequence GTGCCGCTACCCCCTGACCTACTCGCCGTCGCGAGCGACATCAAGGGGTTCCTTCCCGACGATGAGGCCGCGGCGCTGCACGACGCAGCGGTCGCTGCCGGCGCTGGTACGTGGCTGGAGATCGGCACGTATTGCGGCAAATCGACCGTTCACCTCGGTGGCGCGGCACGTGCGGCCGGCGCCCACCTGGTCACCGTCGATCACCACCGTGGTTCCGAAGAGAACCAGGCGGGTTGGCAGTGGCACGACCCTGACCTCGTCGATCCCGTGACTGGATTGTTGGACACCCTGCCGTCCCTGCGGCACACAGTGTGGCGCGCCGATCTGGCGGATGTCGTTTCGGTCGTCGTCGCAAGCACGCAGCAAGTGGCCCGATGGTGGACAACGCCGTTGCGCTTCCTGTTCTTGGACGGAAACCACACCGAGGCCACGGCGCAGCACGACTACGCGGCCTTCGCTCAGCATGTGGTTGTCGGCGGGACGCTGGCCGTTCATGATGTCTTTCCCAACCCGGCTGATGGTGGCCAACCGCCGTGGCATGTGGTCCAACGTGCCGTCGGCAGTGGCGCCTTCGAACAGATAGGGCAAGTTGGGTCGCTGCGTGTCTTGCGCCGCATCGATGGCGCGCCGTTTGATCAGCCAAGCGGAAGGCAACCTGCCGCAGGCCGGGGTGGCTAG
- a CDS encoding alpha/beta hydrolase, which translates to MSPSVQKAAVNGIEIAYQTFGEPTNPPMLLIMGLGTQMIAWPEEFCNDLADHGLFVIRFDNRDVGESTHINGEPAPGLADLLLKRKPLAYRIEDMADDATGLMDALGLQSAHIVGASLGGFIAQTIALRAPKRVRSLSLIMTSTGSRRVGQAKPKLLLRMLKRRDVADRHAAIAATIDTFRLIGSQGYAFDEERLSEIAGQSYDRGYNPDGYLRQLAAATHQPNRTKALAAVEAPTLVMHGLGDPLIAVSGGVALARAIPGARFVGFNGMGHDLPRALWPEFTAEILELANPTDQS; encoded by the coding sequence ATGAGTCCTAGCGTGCAGAAAGCCGCAGTCAACGGAATCGAGATCGCCTACCAGACCTTTGGCGAACCAACGAACCCTCCGATGCTGTTGATCATGGGTCTGGGTACCCAGATGATTGCGTGGCCGGAGGAGTTCTGCAACGACCTCGCTGACCACGGCTTGTTCGTGATTCGCTTCGACAACCGCGACGTCGGGGAGTCGACCCACATCAACGGCGAGCCTGCACCCGGCCTGGCTGATCTGTTGCTCAAGCGCAAGCCGCTGGCCTACCGGATCGAAGACATGGCCGATGACGCCACTGGACTCATGGATGCACTCGGTCTGCAGAGTGCTCACATCGTTGGTGCATCGCTCGGAGGATTCATCGCCCAGACGATTGCCCTGCGAGCACCCAAACGAGTTCGTAGCCTCAGCTTGATCATGACCTCAACCGGCTCTCGCCGCGTTGGCCAGGCGAAGCCGAAACTCCTGTTGCGAATGCTCAAGCGACGCGACGTAGCCGATCGACACGCAGCCATCGCAGCGACCATCGACACGTTCCGGCTGATCGGATCGCAGGGCTACGCCTTCGACGAGGAGCGCCTCAGCGAGATCGCTGGCCAAAGCTACGACCGTGGCTACAACCCCGACGGGTACCTGCGTCAACTCGCTGCGGCGACGCATCAGCCGAATCGAACCAAGGCGCTTGCTGCCGTCGAAGCACCAACGCTGGTGATGCATGGACTCGGTGACCCCTTGATTGCCGTCAGCGGGGGTGTCGCTTTGGCACGGGCCATCCCGGGCGCTCGGTTCGTTGGCTTCAACGGAATGGGTCACGACCTGCCGCGTGCGCTCTGGCCAGAGTTCACCGCCGAGATCCTCGAACTGGCGAACCCCACCGATCAGTCCTGA